A single genomic interval of Terriglobus albidus harbors:
- a CDS encoding FAD binding domain-containing protein codes for MQPFDLISVDSIQDAVKAQSSASTAQQGASVRYIAGGTNLVDYMKLNVETPAKLVDINGLNLTAIEPAANGGLKIGALARNTDVAYHDSVKAQFPVLSLAILSGASTQLRNMATTAGNLLQKTRCVYYRDTAYGCNKRQPGTGCSAIGGHNRMMAILGTSDQCIASNPSDQNVALAALEATIHVTGAKGERTIPIAQFYLLPGNTPERETVLEPGDLVTHISIPSLPAGAKSYYLKLRDRTSYEFALASAAVVVKQSNGRIDFVRVAMGGVGTVPWRSLEAERALQGKVATPANFRAAAEAALHGARPQSQNGFKVELAKRCLTHALAEVTRQA; via the coding sequence ATGCAGCCTTTCGATCTCATCTCTGTCGATAGCATTCAGGACGCGGTCAAAGCCCAGTCCTCTGCCTCCACCGCACAACAAGGCGCGTCTGTCCGTTACATTGCCGGTGGCACCAACCTCGTCGACTACATGAAGCTGAACGTCGAGACTCCAGCAAAGCTCGTCGATATCAACGGACTCAATCTCACCGCCATCGAACCCGCCGCCAATGGGGGTCTTAAGATCGGCGCGCTCGCTCGTAACACCGACGTTGCCTATCACGACTCCGTGAAGGCACAGTTCCCGGTACTCTCACTCGCTATCCTCAGCGGAGCCTCTACCCAGCTCCGCAATATGGCCACCACCGCCGGCAATCTTCTGCAGAAGACACGCTGCGTCTACTACCGCGACACGGCCTATGGCTGCAATAAGCGCCAGCCCGGCACCGGCTGCTCCGCCATCGGCGGACACAACCGCATGATGGCTATCCTGGGAACCAGCGATCAGTGCATCGCCTCCAACCCCTCTGACCAGAACGTGGCTCTCGCTGCGCTCGAAGCTACCATCCACGTCACCGGAGCAAAGGGAGAACGCACCATCCCCATCGCGCAGTTTTACCTGCTGCCCGGCAACACTCCCGAACGCGAGACCGTGCTCGAGCCCGGCGATCTCGTCACGCACATCTCCATCCCCTCCCTGCCTGCAGGCGCGAAGAGCTACTATCTCAAACTTCGTGACCGCACCTCCTACGAGTTTGCACTCGCCTCCGCTGCCGTTGTTGTCAAACAGAGCAATGGCCGTATCGACTTCGTTCGCGTAGCCATGGGCGGTGTTGGCACAGTGCCCTGGCGCAGCCTCGAGGCCGAAAGAGCACTGCAGGGCAAGGTGGCAACACCAGCCAACTTCCGTGCCGCGGCAGAAGCCGCGCTGCACGGAGCCCGCCCGCAGTCGCAGAACGGCTTCAAGGTCGAACTTGCGAAGCGCTGCCTCACCCACGCACTCGCCGAAGTCACCCGCCAGGCATAA
- a CDS encoding low specificity L-threonine aldolase, translating to MCAPKQQFASDNYAGICPEAWAAMAEANIGHESAYGADSWTAQAADAFRTLFSTDCDVFFAFNGTAANSLALAALSQSYHSVICSELAHVETDECGAPEFFSNGAKLLVAPSSNGKLSPEAIRLIASRRTDIHYPKPRVVTITQPTETGLVYTLDEIRAIAATCRELGLRLHMDGARFANACATLGCTPAAMTWEAGVDVLCFGGTKNGMAVGEAVIFFDRALSQDFDYRCKQAGQLASKMRFLAAPWVRMLETGAWLHRAAHANTCARTFAEKIAGLPNIELMFPVEANGVFVKMPSAIADALRARDWKFYTFIGGGARFMFAWDTALDCLESLVEDFRAVSAEQTGAPVLT from the coding sequence ATGTGTGCACCAAAACAGCAGTTCGCCAGTGATAACTACGCCGGAATCTGTCCTGAAGCATGGGCCGCCATGGCCGAAGCCAACATCGGACACGAAAGCGCCTACGGTGCAGACTCCTGGACGGCACAGGCGGCGGACGCCTTCCGCACACTCTTCAGCACCGACTGCGATGTCTTCTTCGCCTTCAATGGAACAGCAGCCAACTCCCTCGCGCTTGCTGCTCTGAGCCAGAGCTATCACAGCGTCATCTGTTCGGAGCTGGCGCACGTGGAGACCGACGAGTGCGGCGCCCCCGAGTTTTTCTCGAACGGCGCCAAGCTTCTTGTCGCTCCCTCATCGAACGGCAAACTTAGTCCCGAAGCGATCCGCCTGATCGCATCACGACGCACCGACATTCACTACCCCAAGCCGCGCGTCGTCACCATCACGCAACCCACCGAGACCGGCCTCGTCTACACCCTCGACGAGATCCGCGCCATCGCTGCCACATGCCGCGAGCTCGGCCTTCGTCTCCACATGGATGGAGCGCGCTTCGCCAATGCGTGTGCGACGCTCGGCTGCACACCCGCGGCCATGACCTGGGAGGCCGGTGTCGATGTTCTCTGCTTCGGCGGCACCAAGAACGGCATGGCCGTCGGCGAGGCCGTGATCTTCTTCGATCGCGCGCTCTCACAAGACTTCGACTATCGCTGCAAACAGGCAGGACAGCTCGCCTCCAAGATGCGCTTCCTCGCCGCTCCCTGGGTCCGCATGCTCGAAACCGGGGCCTGGCTGCATCGCGCGGCACATGCCAACACCTGCGCCAGGACATTTGCAGAGAAGATCGCCGGCCTGCCGAACATCGAGCTCATGTTCCCGGTCGAGGCAAATGGCGTCTTCGTCAAGATGCCTTCCGCCATCGCCGATGCGCTGCGCGCCAGAGACTGGAAGTTCTACACCTTCATCGGCGGCGGAGCACGCTTCATGTTTGCCTGGGATACCGCACTCGATTGCCTCGAATCGCTGGTCGAAGACTTTCGTGCTGTAAGTGCAGAACAAACTGGTGCACCAGTTCTGACGTAA
- a CDS encoding LysR family transcriptional regulator, whose product MSRLREMEVFVRVVETGSFSAAARDFKIGQPAISKSITSLETRLGIRLLARSTRRLTPTEAGKAFYERAFRALAEANEAEAAAQSAGKGLSGRLRVYAPVTFARLHLVPRLNEFLEANPKLDLEVVMDDRPIDLLAENIDIAIRMGVLADSALKAKKIASGERLVLASPDYLRRRGIPSRPSDLRRHEAVIYNHGTGGEEWLFTRYSSSLRVRIQGRLALNAAEGVRAAVISGQGFTIASRWMFQPEIASGEVVPILTDWELPQIDLWIVYPSGRLTSTKARTFALWFQRSIG is encoded by the coding sequence ATGAGCCGCCTGCGGGAGATGGAAGTGTTTGTACGCGTTGTCGAGACGGGGTCGTTTTCCGCCGCCGCACGCGATTTCAAGATCGGCCAGCCGGCCATCTCAAAGAGCATCACCTCGCTCGAAACCCGGCTTGGCATCCGCCTTCTGGCGCGCTCCACCCGCCGCCTGACTCCGACCGAGGCCGGCAAAGCATTTTATGAACGTGCTTTTCGCGCTCTCGCAGAGGCAAACGAAGCGGAGGCCGCAGCGCAGAGCGCGGGCAAAGGATTATCCGGACGGCTTCGCGTTTATGCGCCCGTAACCTTCGCCCGGCTGCATCTTGTTCCCAGGCTCAACGAGTTCCTCGAAGCCAATCCCAAACTCGATCTCGAAGTCGTGATGGATGACCGGCCGATCGATCTGCTGGCAGAAAACATCGACATAGCCATTCGCATGGGCGTACTTGCCGACTCCGCGCTCAAGGCCAAAAAGATCGCCAGCGGAGAGCGCCTGGTATTGGCCAGCCCTGACTACTTGCGTCGCAGAGGCATCCCCTCTCGGCCATCCGATCTGCGCAGGCATGAGGCCGTGATCTACAACCACGGCACCGGTGGCGAGGAGTGGCTGTTCACGCGTTACTCCTCCAGTCTTCGCGTGCGCATCCAGGGAAGGCTCGCGCTAAACGCGGCCGAAGGGGTACGCGCCGCGGTCATCTCCGGCCAGGGCTTCACCATCGCCTCCCGCTGGATGTTCCAACCCGAGATCGCCTCGGGCGAGGTGGTTCCTATCCTTACCGATTGGGAGCTGCCGCAGATCGATCTTTGGATCGTTTATCCCTCGGGCCGGCTGACAAGCACAAAGGCAAGAACCTTCGCTCTCTGGTTTCAGCGCTCGATCGGTTGA
- a CDS encoding xanthine dehydrogenase family protein molybdopterin-binding subunit — translation MEQQKPQPVTESKIVGVPTPRIDGPLKTTGAAMYSSDHHFPGLVYAWPVTATIASGTISGIDASAAEKMPGVLAIYTHKNIGPLYRTPPSAGFSMILDERRPPLEDETVSYYGQYVAVAVAHTVEQARAAAEAVKVTYAKTPHNTNDKLLDTPTVAGKPKEVTKRGDAAAALAGATYKHDAVYSTPAETHNPIELHASVAVYKDGKFTLYETSQAVVNHRDVMAAMLGVPPENVQVITRFLGSGFGGKLWPWPHAMLAAASARNLNRPVKLVVSRSMMFQSVGHRPTIDQRVQLAADKSGKLLAIRHDYVNHTSMLDDYDEGCAESTGFMYSCPNVLATSGLVRRNVGTPTSMRGPGAVPGLYAFESAMDELAIKLDIDPVQLRLLNEPEKDESTGQPFSSRHLKECLTVGAEKFGWAKRNPAIGLMKDAEGRTLGWGVAACTWIATRTDAEVNVELRQDGTARVTCGTQDIGGGTYTAVAQMVSHETGIPLQRTDVVMGDSGLPPGPISGGSWATASVVPAALQAAQQASKQLLLLATKTDGCPFKGKSADELEFVDGVVRMKGQTSGALPFGEILKAANVRSVSATGKSTGLFGDPNQKFSFHSYGAQFAEVTWQPEIARLRVSRVVTVIDAGRMVNPRAARNQIEGAVVMGVGMAMLEATEYDQRSGAPINASLADYIVAVNADCPAIDVTFLDYPDFNLNPLGARGVGEIGLAGIAAAITNAVHHATGIRVRNLPLRIEDLLVSPRERKLV, via the coding sequence ATGGAACAGCAGAAGCCACAGCCCGTTACTGAGAGCAAGATCGTCGGTGTACCTACGCCGCGCATTGATGGACCGCTGAAGACCACCGGCGCGGCCATGTACTCCTCTGACCATCACTTTCCCGGTCTGGTCTATGCATGGCCGGTCACCGCGACCATCGCCAGCGGAACCATCAGCGGCATCGACGCCTCCGCCGCCGAGAAGATGCCCGGCGTGCTCGCCATCTACACGCACAAGAACATCGGTCCTCTCTATCGCACGCCGCCGTCGGCCGGTTTCAGCATGATCCTGGATGAGCGGCGTCCTCCGCTCGAAGACGAGACCGTCTCCTACTATGGCCAGTACGTCGCCGTTGCCGTCGCACATACGGTGGAACAGGCACGCGCCGCAGCCGAGGCGGTGAAGGTGACCTATGCCAAGACGCCGCACAACACCAACGACAAACTTCTCGACACCCCCACAGTCGCGGGCAAACCGAAAGAAGTGACTAAGCGCGGCGACGCCGCAGCAGCTCTCGCGGGCGCAACCTACAAACATGATGCCGTCTACTCCACTCCAGCCGAGACGCATAATCCCATCGAGCTGCACGCCTCCGTAGCGGTCTACAAGGACGGTAAGTTCACTCTCTACGAGACCTCGCAAGCCGTCGTGAATCATCGCGACGTCATGGCCGCCATGCTCGGCGTTCCTCCGGAGAACGTACAGGTCATTACCCGCTTCCTCGGCTCCGGTTTCGGAGGAAAGCTGTGGCCCTGGCCGCATGCGATGCTTGCCGCAGCAAGTGCACGCAACCTCAATCGTCCGGTAAAGCTCGTCGTCAGCCGCTCAATGATGTTCCAGAGCGTTGGCCATCGCCCCACGATCGACCAGCGTGTTCAGCTCGCCGCAGATAAATCGGGCAAGCTGCTCGCAATCCGACACGATTACGTCAATCACACCTCCATGCTCGACGACTACGACGAGGGCTGCGCCGAATCCACCGGCTTCATGTACTCCTGCCCTAATGTTCTGGCCACCTCCGGCCTGGTCCGCCGTAACGTTGGCACACCTACCTCCATGCGAGGCCCCGGCGCAGTACCCGGTCTATACGCATTCGAATCCGCCATGGACGAGCTCGCCATCAAGCTCGACATCGATCCCGTACAGCTTCGCCTTCTCAATGAACCGGAGAAGGACGAAAGCACCGGACAGCCCTTCTCTTCACGTCACCTGAAGGAATGCCTCACCGTGGGCGCGGAGAAGTTTGGCTGGGCAAAGCGCAATCCCGCCATTGGCTTAATGAAAGATGCGGAGGGAAGAACTCTCGGCTGGGGCGTCGCCGCATGCACCTGGATTGCCACCCGCACTGATGCCGAGGTTAACGTCGAACTGCGGCAGGATGGCACCGCACGCGTCACCTGCGGCACGCAGGACATCGGCGGCGGCACCTACACGGCTGTTGCGCAGATGGTCTCTCACGAGACCGGAATTCCGTTGCAGCGGACCGATGTCGTTATGGGCGACTCCGGACTTCCTCCGGGACCAATCAGTGGCGGCTCCTGGGCGACTGCGTCTGTTGTTCCTGCCGCCTTGCAGGCCGCACAGCAGGCGAGCAAGCAGCTGCTCTTGCTTGCTACCAAAACCGATGGCTGCCCCTTCAAAGGCAAGAGCGCTGACGAGCTCGAATTCGTCGACGGCGTTGTCCGCATGAAAGGCCAGACCTCAGGCGCACTTCCTTTCGGCGAAATCCTCAAGGCGGCCAACGTCCGCTCCGTCAGCGCTACCGGAAAATCCACGGGTCTCTTCGGCGACCCCAATCAAAAATTCTCCTTCCATAGCTACGGCGCACAGTTCGCCGAGGTCACCTGGCAACCGGAGATCGCACGGCTGCGCGTAAGCCGCGTTGTCACTGTCATCGATGCAGGCCGCATGGTGAATCCTCGCGCTGCACGCAACCAGATCGAAGGCGCGGTAGTAATGGGCGTCGGCATGGCCATGCTGGAGGCGACGGAGTACGATCAGCGTTCCGGAGCTCCTATCAACGCGAGCCTGGCCGACTACATCGTTGCCGTCAACGCCGACTGCCCCGCCATCGACGTTACCTTTCTCGACTACCCGGACTTCAACCTCAACCCGCTCGGTGCCCGCGGAGTCGGCGAGATCGGCCTGGCTGGCATTGCCGCGGCCATCACCAACGCCGTGCACCACGCCACGGGCATTCGTGTCAGAAACCTGCCCCTCCGTATCGAAGACCTGCTTGTTAGCCCCAGGGAAAGGAAGCTCGTCTGA
- a CDS encoding GGDEF domain-containing protein, protein MENSQRLPIYAIPLRYDRNVMHARQYARDVAALLGFSYQEQVRLATATSELSRNAFRYAGGGTVTFLLTRRQPQILMVVVEDNGPGIPNLDEILAGRYQSMTGLGKGITGTKNLMDHFRITSSPSGTVAEAGKLLPGVQPFYDEAAVLKIAGELIRKSVADPFQELERQNQELLRALAEVREKQAQFVELNRKLEELSLQDPLTGVANRRSFDRGLDREWSGAMRTQQPLALLMIDVDFFKLLNDRHGHRYGDEALVLLAGALQKALPRSSDLVARYGGEEFAAVLPFTSASEVAEVAARMHAEVEAQKIAHETPIRSTVTISIGAAVCEPPYDESIARLGYGVLVEAADQALYLAKDKGRNRTEFGEIIAPA, encoded by the coding sequence ATGGAAAATAGTCAGCGGCTACCTATTTATGCCATCCCCCTGCGCTATGACCGCAACGTGATGCACGCGCGGCAGTATGCCCGCGATGTCGCAGCACTTCTGGGTTTCAGCTATCAGGAGCAGGTGCGGTTGGCGACCGCAACCTCTGAGCTGTCGCGGAATGCCTTTCGCTATGCCGGGGGAGGAACGGTCACGTTTCTGCTGACCAGGCGTCAGCCGCAGATCCTGATGGTGGTCGTGGAAGACAATGGCCCCGGAATTCCGAATCTTGATGAGATTCTGGCCGGCCGCTATCAGTCGATGACGGGCCTGGGCAAAGGGATTACAGGAACGAAGAACCTGATGGACCACTTCCGAATCACTTCATCGCCTTCTGGCACCGTGGCGGAGGCAGGCAAGCTGCTGCCCGGCGTACAGCCGTTTTACGATGAGGCCGCGGTGCTGAAGATCGCCGGAGAATTGATCCGCAAGAGTGTTGCCGATCCTTTCCAGGAGCTGGAACGGCAGAACCAGGAGCTGTTGCGTGCACTTGCGGAAGTCCGTGAGAAGCAGGCGCAGTTTGTCGAGCTGAATCGCAAGCTGGAAGAGCTTTCACTGCAGGACCCATTGACCGGTGTCGCCAACAGGCGTTCCTTCGACCGTGGACTCGATCGTGAGTGGAGCGGCGCCATGCGTACACAGCAGCCGCTGGCGTTGTTGATGATCGATGTCGACTTCTTCAAGCTATTGAACGACCGGCACGGGCACCGCTATGGAGATGAGGCCCTGGTGCTACTGGCGGGGGCACTGCAAAAGGCACTGCCGCGCAGCAGCGATCTGGTTGCTCGTTATGGCGGAGAGGAGTTTGCCGCAGTGCTGCCGTTCACCAGTGCAAGCGAGGTTGCTGAGGTAGCCGCTAGAATGCATGCGGAAGTCGAAGCACAAAAGATCGCGCATGAAACTCCAATCAGATCTACCGTAACCATCAGTATCGGCGCGGCGGTCTGTGAGCCTCCGTACGATGAGTCGATTGCACGGCTTGGATACGGCGTACTGGTAGAAGCCGCCGACCAGGCGCTTTATCTGGCGAAGGACAAAGGCCGTAACCGGACGGAGTTCGGTGAGATCATCGCTCCGGCGTGA
- a CDS encoding PadR family transcriptional regulator, protein MAVRSISVKPNDIPPGSLSLLILNTLSRHGEMHGYEIAESILHTSGDVLQVEEGSLYPALQRLLVQGWVSAEWGTTAGNRRARYYRLTAAGRKQLAAGLSHFHRIYGAITAVLQPA, encoded by the coding sequence ATGGCAGTAAGGAGCATTTCTGTGAAGCCCAACGATATTCCGCCCGGCTCCCTCTCCCTCCTGATCCTCAACACTCTTTCGCGCCACGGCGAGATGCATGGCTACGAGATCGCCGAGTCCATCCTGCATACCTCCGGCGATGTGCTGCAGGTAGAAGAGGGTTCCCTGTATCCCGCATTGCAACGCCTTCTGGTGCAGGGCTGGGTCTCCGCCGAGTGGGGCACGACAGCCGGCAATCGCCGCGCGCGCTACTACCGGCTGACCGCAGCAGGACGCAAACAACTCGCTGCTGGGCTCTCGCACTTTCACCGCATCTACGGCGCGATCACCGCCGTGCTGCAGCCTGCCTGA
- a CDS encoding (2Fe-2S)-binding protein, whose protein sequence is MAEHTDDASKPLTSLEKLSRRSFLSRAGAMGVATAAATVAPVVASAEPERPQPQGDPAAMPETPGTIPITLKVNGETHQLRIDPRATVLDTLRETLHLTGTKKGCDHGQCGACTVHVDGRRANSCLLLAAMHQKAEITTIEGLGTPQKMHPMQAAFVEHDGYQCGYCTSGQIMSAVAMLHEPWGDTDTDVKEALSGNICRCGAYPNIVAAVQSVRRHA, encoded by the coding sequence ATGGCAGAGCACACTGATGACGCATCCAAACCCCTTACCTCGCTTGAAAAACTTAGCCGGCGTTCTTTCCTCTCGCGCGCGGGCGCCATGGGTGTTGCCACCGCGGCGGCAACCGTTGCTCCCGTAGTCGCATCTGCGGAACCCGAGCGGCCTCAGCCGCAGGGGGACCCCGCCGCCATGCCCGAAACACCAGGAACCATTCCCATCACCCTCAAGGTAAACGGCGAAACCCATCAGCTCCGTATCGACCCTCGCGCTACCGTGCTCGACACCCTGCGCGAGACCCTGCACCTGACCGGCACCAAGAAAGGCTGCGACCACGGTCAGTGCGGCGCATGCACGGTCCACGTCGACGGCCGCCGCGCTAATAGCTGTCTCTTACTCGCCGCCATGCACCAGAAGGCTGAGATCACCACCATCGAGGGCCTGGGCACGCCGCAAAAGATGCATCCCATGCAGGCCGCGTTCGTCGAGCACGATGGCTATCAATGCGGCTACTGCACCAGCGGACAGATCATGTCTGCCGTCGCCATGTTGCATGAACCCTGGGGCGATACCGACACCGACGTGAAGGAAGCACTCAGCGGCAACATCTGCCGCTGCGGCGCTTACCCCAACATTGTCGCTGCCGTGCAGTCCGTCCGTCGTCACGCCTAA
- a CDS encoding ABC transporter permease: MRQLLRRLSMLFHRSRFNADLEEEMRLHLELREQQQVAAGLSPGQAHREARRRFGNNAVLRERSFAAWGWNWLESFVQDTLYGLRSMLRSPGLTCVALLSLALGIGANTAIFSFLDAIVLRSLPVKAPGQLVILGDGDEDGVTDRYGSTTLYSYPFFSQLRSKNAVFSEVATVLSFNGEAHGTIDHRDQMEIISPDLVSGTFFSTLGVEPAVGRLFTADDDTTEGAHPVAVISYAFWQTALTGAPDVLNHTVKFADTTFTIIGVAPPGFFGITVGHAPDLWIPMAMMNSLPAHYNGYKDNFYQSNHIFGRLKSGVTHAQAEAEINVLYQQITRGFPDARLNDYNLSHLQQAHVAITSIATGTAGLRHQFSDPLKLLMGVTALVLLIACANIANLLLARSTARAREFAVRQALGAQRLRLVRQLLTESLILALIGGLLGIAFAVAADRILLRMISGGPDADLIPIDVSLNLPLLGFSVAITVGTAVLFGLVPALRASQVEVTGALKDGRSSTNAATRNVLGKVLIVAQVSISFVLAVASVLFLRSLVNLTHVDTGFPRNGVMLVNMDSSVLGLKGADPRMIAMFSQIEDRVVAMPGVHGAGFAAFTFHQGSWNTSINIPGTAYNDAVNIKHNVISNGYFNTMQIPLLAGRIFGPQDTATSQKVIILSESMVRDLFPAGVNPIGRHIYIGKDPDPRNDVEVVGVVKDVKFGNLQEHRQYIDYVPNPQHPWGYGTLAVRYTGDFNTVSKDVQNTIHSINRGLTINRVTTLDRVIERSITNQTLVAQLSTFFALLAVFLSAIGIYGLMSYLVSRRTNEIGIRMALGAARASVGWMIMREIVLLVVSGIALGGALTLATNQLVQSLLYGLKPTEPLSLVLAIVALLAIALPAAWLPARRASRVSPMEALRYE, encoded by the coding sequence ATGCGCCAGCTTCTCCGCCGCCTCAGTATGCTCTTCCATCGCTCTCGCTTTAACGCCGACCTCGAAGAGGAGATGCGTCTCCACCTCGAACTCCGGGAGCAGCAGCAGGTTGCCGCCGGTCTCTCTCCCGGGCAGGCGCATCGTGAAGCCCGCCGCCGTTTTGGCAACAACGCTGTTCTGCGTGAAAGAAGTTTCGCCGCGTGGGGATGGAACTGGCTGGAATCCTTCGTGCAGGACACGCTCTATGGACTTCGTTCCATGCTGCGCTCACCCGGCCTCACCTGCGTCGCCCTGCTCTCGCTCGCACTCGGCATCGGCGCCAACACCGCCATCTTCAGCTTTCTCGATGCCATCGTGCTGCGCTCGCTGCCCGTCAAAGCTCCAGGACAGCTCGTCATCCTGGGCGATGGTGATGAAGATGGCGTCACCGATCGGTACGGCTCCACCACTCTCTATTCCTATCCCTTCTTCTCGCAGCTCCGCAGCAAGAACGCCGTCTTTTCCGAAGTCGCGACGGTCCTCAGCTTCAACGGTGAAGCGCACGGCACCATCGATCACCGCGACCAGATGGAGATCATCTCCCCCGACCTCGTCTCCGGAACCTTCTTCTCCACTCTCGGCGTAGAACCCGCCGTTGGCCGGCTCTTCACCGCCGACGATGACACCACCGAAGGTGCACATCCCGTCGCGGTTATCAGCTACGCCTTCTGGCAGACCGCACTTACCGGAGCGCCTGACGTCCTCAATCACACCGTCAAATTCGCCGATACCACCTTCACTATCATCGGCGTCGCTCCTCCAGGATTCTTCGGCATCACCGTCGGCCACGCACCCGACCTCTGGATACCGATGGCAATGATGAACTCACTGCCTGCTCACTACAACGGCTATAAAGACAACTTCTACCAGTCCAATCACATCTTCGGCCGCCTGAAATCCGGGGTCACGCACGCGCAGGCGGAAGCTGAGATTAATGTCCTGTATCAGCAGATCACCCGCGGCTTCCCCGATGCGCGACTCAATGACTACAACCTGTCACACCTGCAGCAGGCTCATGTTGCGATCACTTCGATCGCAACCGGTACCGCCGGCCTGCGTCATCAGTTCTCTGACCCGTTGAAGCTCCTCATGGGTGTTACTGCCCTGGTACTGCTGATCGCGTGCGCCAATATCGCCAATCTGCTTCTGGCACGATCCACCGCACGCGCACGCGAGTTTGCAGTGCGCCAGGCGCTCGGAGCACAGCGCCTTCGCCTGGTTCGTCAGCTCCTCACCGAAAGCCTCATCCTCGCACTTATCGGAGGCCTGCTTGGGATCGCCTTTGCTGTCGCCGCCGACCGCATACTGCTGCGCATGATCTCCGGTGGTCCCGACGCTGACCTCATTCCGATCGATGTCTCGCTCAACCTGCCGCTGCTCGGCTTCTCGGTTGCCATCACCGTTGGAACGGCGGTGCTCTTCGGCCTCGTGCCGGCGTTGCGTGCCTCACAAGTCGAGGTGACCGGAGCTCTCAAAGATGGCCGCAGCAGCACCAATGCCGCAACGCGTAATGTCCTTGGCAAAGTGCTCATCGTCGCGCAGGTCTCTATCTCCTTCGTGCTGGCTGTCGCCTCCGTTCTCTTCCTGCGTTCCCTTGTTAACCTCACGCATGTCGACACCGGCTTCCCCCGCAATGGCGTAATGCTCGTCAACATGGATTCCTCGGTCCTCGGCCTCAAAGGCGCAGACCCGCGCATGATTGCCATGTTCTCGCAGATCGAAGATCGCGTCGTTGCCATGCCAGGAGTGCACGGCGCCGGCTTTGCCGCCTTCACCTTCCATCAGGGCAGTTGGAACACCTCCATCAATATCCCAGGAACGGCCTACAACGATGCCGTCAACATCAAACACAACGTCATTAGCAACGGCTACTTCAATACCATGCAGATTCCTCTGCTCGCCGGCCGTATCTTTGGCCCTCAGGACACGGCAACCTCACAGAAGGTCATCATCCTCAGCGAGAGCATGGTTCGCGATCTCTTTCCCGCCGGCGTCAATCCCATCGGCCGGCACATCTACATCGGAAAAGATCCCGACCCCAGGAACGACGTCGAAGTCGTTGGCGTGGTGAAAGACGTGAAATTCGGCAATCTGCAGGAGCACCGCCAGTACATCGACTACGTTCCCAATCCGCAGCATCCGTGGGGTTATGGCACGCTCGCCGTCCGCTACACCGGCGACTTCAATACGGTCTCCAAAGATGTGCAGAACACTATTCACTCCATAAACCGTGGCCTCACCATTAACCGCGTGACCACGCTCGACCGCGTAATCGAACGCAGCATCACCAACCAGACTCTTGTTGCGCAGCTTTCAACCTTCTTCGCCCTGCTCGCCGTCTTTCTCTCCGCAATCGGCATCTACGGCCTGATGAGCTATCTGGTGAGCCGCCGCACGAACGAGATCGGCATCCGCATGGCCCTCGGCGCCGCACGCGCAAGCGTCGGCTGGATGATCATGCGCGAGATCGTCCTGCTCGTTGTCTCCGGCATCGCCCTGGGAGGCGCGCTCACCCTCGCCACCAACCAGCTTGTGCAGAGCCTGCTCTACGGCCTGAAGCCAACCGAACCACTCAGCCTGGTGCTGGCCATTGTTGCCCTGCTCGCCATCGCTCTGCCTGCAGCCTGGCTACCCGCCCGCCGCGCCTCTCGCGTCAGCCCCATGGAGGCGTTGCGCTACGAGTAA